Proteins encoded by one window of Nasonia vitripennis strain AsymCx chromosome 5, Nvit_psr_1.1, whole genome shotgun sequence:
- the LOC100124100 gene encoding vinculin isoform X4, giving the protein MPVFHTKTIESILDPVAQQVSRLVILHEEAEDGNAMPDLERPVKAVSMAVANLVKVGKETINSSDDALLKQDMPGSLKRVEGASHLLEEASVMLKNDPYSSSASSYHSSTTTTSTTYSYKMEYRKKLIEGSRGILQGTSSLLLCFDESEVRKIIRECKRVLDYLAVAEVIETMEDLVHFLKNLSPCLSKVSREVSAREKELTHQVHREILIRCLDQVKTLAPILICSMKIFIHIISSGGKGAEEAAENRNYLSGRMSEEINEIIRVLQLTTYDEDEWDADQLTVLKKAQSAIESRVKPAFDWLDNGNALRGGVGEKSLRQIIEQAGRLADRYLPPSQANPISKLSSQLTTMTDALCELRQNDKGTSPQGEALARGIKEKVNELRSNISSAIVAADKSGTVQTAHTVAGRLEQANKWLLNPQHDDKGLGQKAIALIIHEGKKNHGTILEVAEGLPGIHKAEILQLCDEVDNLSHQLSELCARGEGNSPRAQEIARQLSHKLNELKNKIQQAVVSRVVEDFIDITTPLKQFTEAVLAPEGTPGREQNFNDKTLNLQNFSNRAAKTARMVAAGGSGGNKKLAEALTATASQLESLTPQLINAGRIRMTYPESKAADEHFENLRQQYADTIQRARSLCDEATDSADFVKASEEQMKKHSVLCEDAIAKNNPQKMVDNTSAIARLANRVILVAKQESDNSEDPAFIQSVNRAADVLQNCVAPMVQDAKAVAINTNDGPAVSRWRDSNRALLAGVGQVRKAITVEPEGVSPVPPPPPSLSQLRIHDGGDSPDHMQKTYLPKDEYSSHKYSKPKDMAPPRPPLPSGEVPPPRPPPPETDDEDEMFMHAPQPNQPIMMAAHGLHQEVRQWSSKDNEIIAAAKKMAILMGRLSGLVRGEGGNKRDLIACAKAIAEASQEVTRLAKELARECTDKRIRTNLLQVCERIPTIGTQLKILSTVKATMLGAQGTEEDQEATDMLVGNAQNLMQSVKETVRAAECASIKIRTASGMKLRWVRRQPWYQY; this is encoded by the exons GTATCGAGGCTGGTCATCTTGCACGAAGAGGCTGAAGATGGAAACGCCATGCCAGATCTCGAGAGGCCTGTCAAGGCTGTCAGCATGGCAGTTGCCAATCTCGTCAAG GTTGGCAAAGAGACCATCAACTCTTCGGACGACGCCCTGCTGAAACAAGACATGCCGGGTTCCTTGAAACGCGTCGAAGGGGCCTCCCATCTCCTCGAGGAGGCTTCGGTGATGTTGAAGAACGACCCTTATTCCAGCTCCGCCAG TAGTTATCACAGTAGTACCACTACTACTTCTACTACTTACTCGTATAAAATGGAATACAG GAAAAAGTTGATAGAAGGCTCTCGGGGTATACTCCAAGGCACGagttcgctgctgctgtgtttcGACGAGAGCGAAGTGCGAAAAATAATCCGCGAGTGCAAGCGCGTCCTCGACTACTTGGCAGTGGCCGAAGTGATCGAGACCATGGAAGACTTGGTGCATTTCCTGAAGAATCTTAGTCCGTGCCTTAGCAAAGTGTCCAGAGAAGTGAGCGCTCGCGAGAAGGAGCTCACCCACCAGGTGCACAGGGAGATCCTGATCAGGTGTTTGGACCAG GTGAAGACCCTGGCGCCGATTCTGATCTGCTCGATGAAGATCTTCATCCACATCATATCGAGCGGTGGCAAGGGAGCGGAGGAGGCAGCTGAGAACCGCAACTACTTGTCGGGACGCATGTCCGAGGAGATAAACGAAATCATCCGCGTGCTGCAGCTAACTACTTACGATGAGGACGAATGGGACGCCGATCAATTGACG GTATTGAAGAAGGCACAGAGCGCCATCGAGTCGCGAGTCAAGCCGGCCTTCGACTGGCTGGACAACGGCAACGCGCTCAGAGGTGGAGTAGGCGAGAAGAGCCTCAGACAGATCATCGAACAGGCCGGTCGATTGGCAGACCGATACCTGCCACCGTCGCAGGCCAATCCGATCTCGAAACTCTCCTCGCAGCTGACTACCATGACGGATGCCCTCTGCGAGCTGCGTCAGAATGACAAAG GAACTTCGCCGCAAGGAGAAGCTCTGGCCCGCGGTATCAAGGAGAAGGTGAACGAGCTGCGCTCGAACATCTCGTCGGCAATCGTTGCCGCTGACAAGTCGGGAACTGTACAGACCGCTCACACGGTAGCAGGTCGTCTGGAGCAAGCCAACAAGTGGCTGCTGAATCCTCAGCACGACGACAAAGGCCTTGGCCAAAAGGCCATTGCCCTTATTATTCACGAGGGCAAGAAG AATCACGGGACTATTCTCGAA GTCGCCGAGGGTCTCCCTGGAATCCACAAGGCCGAGATTCTGCAGCTCTGCGACGAAGTTGACAACCTGTCGCACCAGCTCAGTGAACTGTGTGCTCGTGGCGAGGGTAACAGTCCTCGTGCCCAGGAGATCGCCCGCCAGCTCTCGCACAAGCTGAACGAGCTCAAAAACAAGATCCAGCAAGCCGTGGTGTCGCGCGTTGTCGAGGACTTCATCGATATCACCACACCGCTGAAGCAGTTCACCGAGGCAGTTTTGGCACCCGAAGGAACGCCTGGACGCGAGCAAAATTTCAACGATAAAACGCTCAATTTGCAGAACTTCTCCAACAGGGCTGCCAAGACTGCTAGGATGGTCGCAGCTGGTG GTAGCGGCGGTAACAAGAAACTCGCCGAGGCCCTGACCGCGACAGCCTCGCAGCTCGAATCCTTGACACCGCAGCTGATTAACGCTGGCCGAATCCGCATGACCTACCCTGAGAGCAAGGCTGCGGACGAGCACTTTGAGAATCTGCGTCAGCAGTACGCCGATACGATACAACGCGCTAGGAGCCTCTGCGACGAGGCGACCGACAGCGCGGACTTCGTCAAGGCTTCCGAGGAGCAGATGAAGAAGCACTCGGTGCTCTGCGAGGACGCCATCGCCAAGAACAATCCCCAGAAAATGGTCGACAACACTTCGGCTATTGCCAGGCTAGCTAATCGAGTGATCCTCGTCGCTAAGCAGGAGAGTGACAATAGCGAAGACCCTGCCTTCATCCAGAGCGTCAATCGTGCTGCTGACGTTCTGCAAAACT GCGTGGCTCCAATGGTCCAGGACGCCAAGGCTGTGGCAATCAACACTAACGACGGACCGGCGGTATCGCGCTGGCGGGACAGTAACCGAGCG TTGCTGGCAGGTGTCGGTCAAGTGAGAAAGGCCATCACCGTGGAGCCCGAGGGCGTCTCGCCGGTACCTCCACCACCACCGAGTCTATCTCAGCTTCGCATCCACGACGGAG GAGATAGTCCTGATCATATGCAGAAAACTTACTTGCCGAAAGATGAATATTCTAGTCACAAGTACAGTAAACCGAAAG ATATGGCTCCACCAAGGCCGCCACTACCGAGCGGCGAGGTTCCGCCACCGAGACCGCCGCCGCCAGAGACTGACGACGAAGACGAGATGTTCATGCACGCTCCTCAACCTAATCAGCCCATTATG ATGGCAGCTCACGGTCTGCATCAAGAAGTCCGACAATGGTCGAGCAAGGACAACGAGATTATCGCCGCAGCCAAGAAGATGGCCATTCTCATGGGCAGACTGTCCGGTTTAGTAAGGGGCGAGGGCGGTAACAAACGAGACCTTATAGCTTGCGCCAAGGCCATCGCCGAGGCCTCGCAAGAAGTTACGAGACTCGCCAAGGAACTCGCAAGGGAGTGTACCGACAAACGTATTCGTACG AATCTTCTGCAAGTTTGCGAGCGTATTCCCACTATCGGAACGCAGCTCAAAATCTTGTCAACTGTCAAAGCAACGATGCTCGGCGCCCAAG GTACGGAGGAGGACCAAGAGGCAACAGACATGTTGGTGGGCAACGCGCAGAACCTCATGCAAAGTGTAAAGGAGACGGTACGTGCTGCGGAATGCGCCAGCATCAAGATCCGAACGGCCTCTGGTATGAAGCTGCGCTGGGTGCGCCGACAGCCCTGGTACCAGTATTAG
- the LOC100124100 gene encoding vinculin isoform X2, whose translation MPVFHTKTIESILDPVAQQVSRLVILHEEAEDGNAMPDLERPVKAVSMAVANLVKVGKETINSSDDALLKQDMPGSLKRVEGASHLLEEASVMLKNDPYSSSASYHSSTTTTSTTYSYKMEYRKKLIEGSRGILQGTSSLLLCFDESEVRKIIRECKRVLDYLAVAEVIETMEDLVHFLKNLSPCLSKVSREVSAREKELTHQVHREILIRCLDQVKTLAPILICSMKIFIHIISSGGKGAEEAAENRNYLSGRMSEEINEIIRVLQLTTYDEDEWDADQLTVLKKAQSAIESRVKPAFDWLDNGNALRGGVGEKSLRQIIEQAGRLADRYLPPSQANPISKLSSQLTTMTDALCELRQNDKGTSPQGEALARGIKEKVNELRSNISSAIVAADKSGTVQTAHTVAGRLEQANKWLLNPQHDDKGLGQKAIALIIHEGKKNHGTILEVAEGLPGIHKAEILQLCDEVDNLSHQLSELCARGEGNSPRAQEIARQLSHKLNELKNKIQQAVVSRVVEDFIDITTPLKQFTEAVLAPEGTPGREQNFNDKTLNLQNFSNRAAKTARMVAAGGSGGNKKLAEALTATASQLESLTPQLINAGRIRMTYPESKAADEHFENLRQQYADTIQRARSLCDEATDSADFVKASEEQMKKHSVLCEDAIAKNNPQKMVDNTSAIARLANRVILVAKQESDNSEDPAFIQSVNRAADVLQNCVAPMVQDAKAVAINTNDGPAVSRWRDSNRALLAGVGQVRKAITVEPEGVSPVPPPPPSLSQLRIHDGGDSPDHMQKTYLPKDEYSSHKYSKPKDMAPPRPPLPSGEVPPPRPPPPETDDEDEMFMHAPQPNQPIMMAAHGLHQEVRQWSSKDNEIIAAAKKMAILMGRLSGLVRGEGGNKRDLIACAKAIAEASQEVTRLAKELARECTDKRIRTNLLQVCERIPTIGTQLKILSTVKATMLGAQETLPTWEELMLYGTEEDQEATDMLVGNAQNLMQSVKETVRAAECASIKIRTASGMKLRWVRRQPWYQY comes from the exons GTATCGAGGCTGGTCATCTTGCACGAAGAGGCTGAAGATGGAAACGCCATGCCAGATCTCGAGAGGCCTGTCAAGGCTGTCAGCATGGCAGTTGCCAATCTCGTCAAG GTTGGCAAAGAGACCATCAACTCTTCGGACGACGCCCTGCTGAAACAAGACATGCCGGGTTCCTTGAAACGCGTCGAAGGGGCCTCCCATCTCCTCGAGGAGGCTTCGGTGATGTTGAAGAACGACCCTTATTCCAGCTCCGCCAG TTATCACAGTAGTACCACTACTACTTCTACTACTTACTCGTATAAAATGGAATACAG GAAAAAGTTGATAGAAGGCTCTCGGGGTATACTCCAAGGCACGagttcgctgctgctgtgtttcGACGAGAGCGAAGTGCGAAAAATAATCCGCGAGTGCAAGCGCGTCCTCGACTACTTGGCAGTGGCCGAAGTGATCGAGACCATGGAAGACTTGGTGCATTTCCTGAAGAATCTTAGTCCGTGCCTTAGCAAAGTGTCCAGAGAAGTGAGCGCTCGCGAGAAGGAGCTCACCCACCAGGTGCACAGGGAGATCCTGATCAGGTGTTTGGACCAG GTGAAGACCCTGGCGCCGATTCTGATCTGCTCGATGAAGATCTTCATCCACATCATATCGAGCGGTGGCAAGGGAGCGGAGGAGGCAGCTGAGAACCGCAACTACTTGTCGGGACGCATGTCCGAGGAGATAAACGAAATCATCCGCGTGCTGCAGCTAACTACTTACGATGAGGACGAATGGGACGCCGATCAATTGACG GTATTGAAGAAGGCACAGAGCGCCATCGAGTCGCGAGTCAAGCCGGCCTTCGACTGGCTGGACAACGGCAACGCGCTCAGAGGTGGAGTAGGCGAGAAGAGCCTCAGACAGATCATCGAACAGGCCGGTCGATTGGCAGACCGATACCTGCCACCGTCGCAGGCCAATCCGATCTCGAAACTCTCCTCGCAGCTGACTACCATGACGGATGCCCTCTGCGAGCTGCGTCAGAATGACAAAG GAACTTCGCCGCAAGGAGAAGCTCTGGCCCGCGGTATCAAGGAGAAGGTGAACGAGCTGCGCTCGAACATCTCGTCGGCAATCGTTGCCGCTGACAAGTCGGGAACTGTACAGACCGCTCACACGGTAGCAGGTCGTCTGGAGCAAGCCAACAAGTGGCTGCTGAATCCTCAGCACGACGACAAAGGCCTTGGCCAAAAGGCCATTGCCCTTATTATTCACGAGGGCAAGAAG AATCACGGGACTATTCTCGAA GTCGCCGAGGGTCTCCCTGGAATCCACAAGGCCGAGATTCTGCAGCTCTGCGACGAAGTTGACAACCTGTCGCACCAGCTCAGTGAACTGTGTGCTCGTGGCGAGGGTAACAGTCCTCGTGCCCAGGAGATCGCCCGCCAGCTCTCGCACAAGCTGAACGAGCTCAAAAACAAGATCCAGCAAGCCGTGGTGTCGCGCGTTGTCGAGGACTTCATCGATATCACCACACCGCTGAAGCAGTTCACCGAGGCAGTTTTGGCACCCGAAGGAACGCCTGGACGCGAGCAAAATTTCAACGATAAAACGCTCAATTTGCAGAACTTCTCCAACAGGGCTGCCAAGACTGCTAGGATGGTCGCAGCTGGTG GTAGCGGCGGTAACAAGAAACTCGCCGAGGCCCTGACCGCGACAGCCTCGCAGCTCGAATCCTTGACACCGCAGCTGATTAACGCTGGCCGAATCCGCATGACCTACCCTGAGAGCAAGGCTGCGGACGAGCACTTTGAGAATCTGCGTCAGCAGTACGCCGATACGATACAACGCGCTAGGAGCCTCTGCGACGAGGCGACCGACAGCGCGGACTTCGTCAAGGCTTCCGAGGAGCAGATGAAGAAGCACTCGGTGCTCTGCGAGGACGCCATCGCCAAGAACAATCCCCAGAAAATGGTCGACAACACTTCGGCTATTGCCAGGCTAGCTAATCGAGTGATCCTCGTCGCTAAGCAGGAGAGTGACAATAGCGAAGACCCTGCCTTCATCCAGAGCGTCAATCGTGCTGCTGACGTTCTGCAAAACT GCGTGGCTCCAATGGTCCAGGACGCCAAGGCTGTGGCAATCAACACTAACGACGGACCGGCGGTATCGCGCTGGCGGGACAGTAACCGAGCG TTGCTGGCAGGTGTCGGTCAAGTGAGAAAGGCCATCACCGTGGAGCCCGAGGGCGTCTCGCCGGTACCTCCACCACCACCGAGTCTATCTCAGCTTCGCATCCACGACGGAG GAGATAGTCCTGATCATATGCAGAAAACTTACTTGCCGAAAGATGAATATTCTAGTCACAAGTACAGTAAACCGAAAG ATATGGCTCCACCAAGGCCGCCACTACCGAGCGGCGAGGTTCCGCCACCGAGACCGCCGCCGCCAGAGACTGACGACGAAGACGAGATGTTCATGCACGCTCCTCAACCTAATCAGCCCATTATG ATGGCAGCTCACGGTCTGCATCAAGAAGTCCGACAATGGTCGAGCAAGGACAACGAGATTATCGCCGCAGCCAAGAAGATGGCCATTCTCATGGGCAGACTGTCCGGTTTAGTAAGGGGCGAGGGCGGTAACAAACGAGACCTTATAGCTTGCGCCAAGGCCATCGCCGAGGCCTCGCAAGAAGTTACGAGACTCGCCAAGGAACTCGCAAGGGAGTGTACCGACAAACGTATTCGTACG AATCTTCTGCAAGTTTGCGAGCGTATTCCCACTATCGGAACGCAGCTCAAAATCTTGTCAACTGTCAAAGCAACGATGCTCGGCGCCCAAG AAACGCTCCCTACCTGGGAAGAGCTGATGCTATACG GTACGGAGGAGGACCAAGAGGCAACAGACATGTTGGTGGGCAACGCGCAGAACCTCATGCAAAGTGTAAAGGAGACGGTACGTGCTGCGGAATGCGCCAGCATCAAGATCCGAACGGCCTCTGGTATGAAGCTGCGCTGGGTGCGCCGACAGCCCTGGTACCAGTATTAG
- the LOC100124100 gene encoding vinculin isoform X6 — MPVFHTKTIESILDPVAQQVSRLVILHEEAEDGNAMPDLERPVKAVSMAVANLVKVGKETINSSDDALLKQDMPGSLKRVEGASHLLEEASVMLKNDPYSSSASSYHSSTTTTSTTYSYKMEYRKKLIEGSRGILQGTSSLLLCFDESEVRKIIRECKRVLDYLAVAEVIETMEDLVHFLKNLSPCLSKVSREVSAREKELTHQVHREILIRCLDQVKTLAPILICSMKIFIHIISSGGKGAEEAAENRNYLSGRMSEEINEIIRVLQLTTYDEDEWDADQLTVLKKAQSAIESRVKPAFDWLDNGNALRGGVGEKSLRQIIEQAGRLADRYLPPSQANPISKLSSQLTTMTDALCELRQNDKGTSPQGEALARGIKEKVNELRSNISSAIVAADKSGTVQTAHTVAGRLEQANKWLLNPQHDDKGLGQKAIALIIHEGKKNHGTILEVAEGLPGIHKAEILQLCDEVDNLSHQLSELCARGEGNSPRAQEIARQLSHKLNELKNKIQQAVVSRVVEDFIDITTPLKQFTEAVLAPEGTPGREQNFNDKTLNLQNFSNRAAKTARMVAAGGSGGNKKLAEALTATASQLESLTPQLINAGRIRMTYPESKAADEHFENLRQQYADTIQRARSLCDEATDSADFVKASEEQMKKHSVLCEDAIAKNNPQKMVDNTSAIARLANRVILVAKQESDNSEDPAFIQSVNRAADVLQNCVAPMVQDAKAVAINTNDGPAVSRWRDSNRALLAGVGQVRKAITVEPEGVSPVPPPPPSLSQLRIHDGDMAPPRPPLPSGEVPPPRPPPPETDDEDEMFMHAPQPNQPIMMAAHGLHQEVRQWSSKDNEIIAAAKKMAILMGRLSGLVRGEGGNKRDLIACAKAIAEASQEVTRLAKELARECTDKRIRTNLLQVCERIPTIGTQLKILSTVKATMLGAQETLPTWEELMLYGTEEDQEATDMLVGNAQNLMQSVKETVRAAECASIKIRTASGMKLRWVRRQPWYQY; from the exons GTATCGAGGCTGGTCATCTTGCACGAAGAGGCTGAAGATGGAAACGCCATGCCAGATCTCGAGAGGCCTGTCAAGGCTGTCAGCATGGCAGTTGCCAATCTCGTCAAG GTTGGCAAAGAGACCATCAACTCTTCGGACGACGCCCTGCTGAAACAAGACATGCCGGGTTCCTTGAAACGCGTCGAAGGGGCCTCCCATCTCCTCGAGGAGGCTTCGGTGATGTTGAAGAACGACCCTTATTCCAGCTCCGCCAG TAGTTATCACAGTAGTACCACTACTACTTCTACTACTTACTCGTATAAAATGGAATACAG GAAAAAGTTGATAGAAGGCTCTCGGGGTATACTCCAAGGCACGagttcgctgctgctgtgtttcGACGAGAGCGAAGTGCGAAAAATAATCCGCGAGTGCAAGCGCGTCCTCGACTACTTGGCAGTGGCCGAAGTGATCGAGACCATGGAAGACTTGGTGCATTTCCTGAAGAATCTTAGTCCGTGCCTTAGCAAAGTGTCCAGAGAAGTGAGCGCTCGCGAGAAGGAGCTCACCCACCAGGTGCACAGGGAGATCCTGATCAGGTGTTTGGACCAG GTGAAGACCCTGGCGCCGATTCTGATCTGCTCGATGAAGATCTTCATCCACATCATATCGAGCGGTGGCAAGGGAGCGGAGGAGGCAGCTGAGAACCGCAACTACTTGTCGGGACGCATGTCCGAGGAGATAAACGAAATCATCCGCGTGCTGCAGCTAACTACTTACGATGAGGACGAATGGGACGCCGATCAATTGACG GTATTGAAGAAGGCACAGAGCGCCATCGAGTCGCGAGTCAAGCCGGCCTTCGACTGGCTGGACAACGGCAACGCGCTCAGAGGTGGAGTAGGCGAGAAGAGCCTCAGACAGATCATCGAACAGGCCGGTCGATTGGCAGACCGATACCTGCCACCGTCGCAGGCCAATCCGATCTCGAAACTCTCCTCGCAGCTGACTACCATGACGGATGCCCTCTGCGAGCTGCGTCAGAATGACAAAG GAACTTCGCCGCAAGGAGAAGCTCTGGCCCGCGGTATCAAGGAGAAGGTGAACGAGCTGCGCTCGAACATCTCGTCGGCAATCGTTGCCGCTGACAAGTCGGGAACTGTACAGACCGCTCACACGGTAGCAGGTCGTCTGGAGCAAGCCAACAAGTGGCTGCTGAATCCTCAGCACGACGACAAAGGCCTTGGCCAAAAGGCCATTGCCCTTATTATTCACGAGGGCAAGAAG AATCACGGGACTATTCTCGAA GTCGCCGAGGGTCTCCCTGGAATCCACAAGGCCGAGATTCTGCAGCTCTGCGACGAAGTTGACAACCTGTCGCACCAGCTCAGTGAACTGTGTGCTCGTGGCGAGGGTAACAGTCCTCGTGCCCAGGAGATCGCCCGCCAGCTCTCGCACAAGCTGAACGAGCTCAAAAACAAGATCCAGCAAGCCGTGGTGTCGCGCGTTGTCGAGGACTTCATCGATATCACCACACCGCTGAAGCAGTTCACCGAGGCAGTTTTGGCACCCGAAGGAACGCCTGGACGCGAGCAAAATTTCAACGATAAAACGCTCAATTTGCAGAACTTCTCCAACAGGGCTGCCAAGACTGCTAGGATGGTCGCAGCTGGTG GTAGCGGCGGTAACAAGAAACTCGCCGAGGCCCTGACCGCGACAGCCTCGCAGCTCGAATCCTTGACACCGCAGCTGATTAACGCTGGCCGAATCCGCATGACCTACCCTGAGAGCAAGGCTGCGGACGAGCACTTTGAGAATCTGCGTCAGCAGTACGCCGATACGATACAACGCGCTAGGAGCCTCTGCGACGAGGCGACCGACAGCGCGGACTTCGTCAAGGCTTCCGAGGAGCAGATGAAGAAGCACTCGGTGCTCTGCGAGGACGCCATCGCCAAGAACAATCCCCAGAAAATGGTCGACAACACTTCGGCTATTGCCAGGCTAGCTAATCGAGTGATCCTCGTCGCTAAGCAGGAGAGTGACAATAGCGAAGACCCTGCCTTCATCCAGAGCGTCAATCGTGCTGCTGACGTTCTGCAAAACT GCGTGGCTCCAATGGTCCAGGACGCCAAGGCTGTGGCAATCAACACTAACGACGGACCGGCGGTATCGCGCTGGCGGGACAGTAACCGAGCG TTGCTGGCAGGTGTCGGTCAAGTGAGAAAGGCCATCACCGTGGAGCCCGAGGGCGTCTCGCCGGTACCTCCACCACCACCGAGTCTATCTCAGCTTCGCATCCACGACGGAG ATATGGCTCCACCAAGGCCGCCACTACCGAGCGGCGAGGTTCCGCCACCGAGACCGCCGCCGCCAGAGACTGACGACGAAGACGAGATGTTCATGCACGCTCCTCAACCTAATCAGCCCATTATG ATGGCAGCTCACGGTCTGCATCAAGAAGTCCGACAATGGTCGAGCAAGGACAACGAGATTATCGCCGCAGCCAAGAAGATGGCCATTCTCATGGGCAGACTGTCCGGTTTAGTAAGGGGCGAGGGCGGTAACAAACGAGACCTTATAGCTTGCGCCAAGGCCATCGCCGAGGCCTCGCAAGAAGTTACGAGACTCGCCAAGGAACTCGCAAGGGAGTGTACCGACAAACGTATTCGTACG AATCTTCTGCAAGTTTGCGAGCGTATTCCCACTATCGGAACGCAGCTCAAAATCTTGTCAACTGTCAAAGCAACGATGCTCGGCGCCCAAG AAACGCTCCCTACCTGGGAAGAGCTGATGCTATACG GTACGGAGGAGGACCAAGAGGCAACAGACATGTTGGTGGGCAACGCGCAGAACCTCATGCAAAGTGTAAAGGAGACGGTACGTGCTGCGGAATGCGCCAGCATCAAGATCCGAACGGCCTCTGGTATGAAGCTGCGCTGGGTGCGCCGACAGCCCTGGTACCAGTATTAG